A section of the Pseudomonas sp. FP453 genome encodes:
- a CDS encoding response regulator encodes MHVLVCEDDDLIASGIVAGLTAQGFTVERVGTAAAARAMLKAATFDIMVLDLGLPDEDGLKLLQQLRSQGLEIPVLILTARDSVTNRVDGLQAGADDYLLKPFDLRELAARLQTLLRRMAGRSVNLIEHGRLAYDPSSRETFLGGEPVDLSRREQALLQALLHNKGRVLSSEQLKDSVYGFNDELESNALNVHIHHLRRKLGNGIVETVRGLGYRLGPADGGEDAS; translated from the coding sequence ATGCACGTACTGGTCTGCGAAGACGACGATCTGATCGCCAGCGGCATCGTGGCCGGCCTCACCGCCCAGGGTTTTACCGTGGAGCGCGTGGGCACGGCGGCGGCTGCACGGGCCATGCTCAAGGCGGCGACGTTCGACATCATGGTGCTCGACCTCGGCTTGCCGGACGAAGATGGCCTCAAGTTGTTGCAGCAACTGCGCAGCCAGGGCCTGGAGATTCCGGTGCTGATCCTTACCGCACGGGATTCCGTGACCAACCGCGTCGACGGCCTGCAAGCCGGTGCCGACGACTACCTGCTCAAGCCCTTCGACCTGCGCGAACTGGCCGCGCGCCTGCAAACCCTGTTGCGGCGCATGGCCGGGCGCAGCGTCAACCTGATCGAGCATGGCCGCCTGGCCTACGACCCAAGCAGTCGCGAGACCTTTCTGGGTGGCGAGCCGGTGGACCTGTCCCGCCGCGAGCAGGCGTTGCTGCAAGCCCTGCTGCACAACAAGGGCCGCGTGTTGTCCAGCGAGCAGCTCAAGGACAGCGTCTACGGCTTCAATGACGAACTGGAAAGCAACGCGTTGAACGTGCATATCCACCACCTGCGCCGCAAGTTGGGCAACGGCATCGTCGAGACCGTGCGCGGCCTCGGCTACCGCCTGGGCCCGGCGGATGGCGGAGAGGACGCGTCGTGA
- a CDS encoding RluA family pseudouridine synthase, which produces MPLSNIHIIHQDDAVLVVNKPTLLLSVPGRADDNKDCLITRLQENGYPEARIVHRLDWETSGIILLARDADTHRELSRQFHDRETEKAYTALAWGQPELDSGSIDLPLRYDPPTKPRHVVDHEFGKHALTFWKVLERCGDWCRVELTPITGRSHQLRVHMLSIGHPLLGDGLYAHEQALAAWPRLCLHASMLSFTHPQSGERLRFECPAPF; this is translated from the coding sequence ATGCCGCTGTCCAATATCCACATCATTCATCAGGACGACGCTGTCCTGGTGGTGAACAAGCCGACCCTGCTGCTCTCGGTGCCTGGCCGCGCCGACGACAACAAAGACTGCCTGATCACCCGCCTGCAGGAAAACGGCTACCCCGAAGCCCGCATCGTCCATCGCCTGGACTGGGAAACCTCAGGGATCATCCTGCTGGCCCGCGATGCCGACACGCACCGCGAACTGTCCCGCCAATTTCACGACCGTGAAACCGAAAAAGCCTACACCGCCCTGGCCTGGGGCCAACCGGAACTGGACAGCGGCAGCATCGACCTGCCCCTGCGCTACGACCCGCCCACCAAGCCGCGCCATGTGGTGGACCACGAATTCGGCAAACACGCGCTGACCTTCTGGAAAGTGCTGGAACGCTGTGGCGACTGGTGCCGTGTGGAGCTGACGCCGATTACCGGGCGTTCGCATCAACTGCGCGTGCACATGCTTTCCATCGGCCACCCGCTGTTGGGCGACGGCCTGTATGCCCACGAACAAGCCCTGGCCGCCTGGCCACGCCTGTGCCTGCACGCGAGCATGCTCAGCTTCACCCACCCGCAAAGCGGCGAGCGTTTGCGCTTCGAGTGCCCGGCACCTTTTTGA
- a CDS encoding ATP-binding protein produces the protein MKSLRLRLTFKLGAAFVLIWALAAAWMLNDLRNQMMFSLDQRLVASARMVAGLMEEMPGLASSSVGKHFGAKPLNVPGGMACQVSSLRGEVLARSHTTPDEGLESMRSGFRDQVIDGAAWRSFTLSRGDLLITTADRQVEREALNLSILLAASVPVGVAMLGCLCLLWLGIGQSLVPLNRMRDALMRRSADSLEPLQIHPLPSELKPLLDTQNQLFQRIAKAIERERRLTGDAAHELRSPLTAIKTHLQVARMTDGAARDQSLAHAEEGADRLHRTLEQLLLLARVEGSLSFDDGLQSSAEQVARLAIQDANAGDNGRIDLTLADNLVDTPVEMPVGLAVAALRNLLDNALRHTPADTRVELNVFTDAEHVVFRVRDHGKQISSEDLQYLTQRFWRNGNSEGCGLGLAIVQAIVQRCSCSLKFDSRADGLRVELGMPLRR, from the coding sequence GTGAAAAGCCTGCGCCTGCGCCTGACGTTCAAGCTGGGCGCCGCCTTTGTGTTGATCTGGGCCCTGGCGGCGGCCTGGATGCTCAACGACCTGCGCAACCAGATGATGTTCTCCCTCGACCAGCGTCTGGTGGCCTCGGCGCGCATGGTCGCCGGGCTGATGGAAGAGATGCCGGGCCTGGCCAGTTCCAGCGTGGGCAAGCATTTTGGCGCCAAGCCCCTGAATGTGCCGGGCGGCATGGCCTGCCAGGTCAGTTCGTTGCGCGGTGAAGTATTGGCCCGCAGCCACACCACCCCGGACGAGGGCCTGGAATCCATGCGCAGCGGCTTTCGTGACCAGGTTATCGACGGCGCGGCGTGGCGCAGTTTCACCTTGTCCCGTGGCGACTTGTTGATCACCACCGCTGACCGTCAGGTGGAGCGTGAAGCGTTGAACCTGTCGATCCTGCTCGCCGCTTCGGTGCCGGTGGGCGTGGCGATGCTCGGTTGCCTGTGCCTGTTGTGGCTTGGGATCGGCCAGAGCCTGGTGCCGCTCAACCGCATGCGTGACGCGCTGATGCGGCGCAGTGCCGACTCCCTGGAACCGTTGCAGATCCATCCGCTGCCCAGCGAACTCAAGCCGCTGCTCGACACCCAGAACCAACTGTTCCAGCGTATCGCCAAGGCCATCGAACGCGAGCGCCGCCTCACCGGCGACGCGGCCCATGAACTGCGCAGCCCGCTGACAGCCATCAAGACCCACCTGCAAGTGGCCCGCATGACCGACGGCGCCGCTCGCGACCAGTCCCTGGCCCATGCCGAGGAGGGCGCCGACCGCCTGCATCGGACCCTGGAGCAACTGCTGTTGCTGGCGCGGGTGGAAGGCAGCCTGTCGTTTGACGACGGTTTGCAATCCAGCGCCGAGCAAGTCGCGCGACTGGCCATCCAGGACGCCAACGCCGGCGACAACGGGCGCATCGACCTGACCCTGGCGGACAACCTCGTCGACACCCCGGTGGAAATGCCGGTGGGCCTGGCGGTCGCGGCCCTGCGCAACCTGCTGGATAACGCCTTGCGCCACACACCCGCCGATACACGCGTAGAGCTGAACGTATTCACCGACGCCGAGCATGTGGTGTTCCGCGTGCGTGACCACGGCAAGCAGATCTCCAGCGAGGACCTGCAATACCTCACCCAGCGTTTCTGGCGCAATGGCAACAGCGAAGGCTGCGGCCTGGGCCTGGCGATCGTGCAGGCGATCGTGCAGCGCTGCTCTTGCTCGTTGAAGTTCGACAGCAGGGCCGATGGCCTGCGTGTCGAATTGGGCATGCCGCTGCGGCGCTGA
- a CDS encoding mechanosensitive ion channel family protein: MFSRLLALPCYLLIALLTLLPLAPAHAVGLPGLLGSGNKAQPQAEVPLGQSLDEVIKTLENDQQRTQLLSDLKKLRAATQKAQPAAEEGVLGLIGGTLANLEAQFSGADSPLGRWSDEFEQAKDEFSALLLPANEWLPIIFGFALILAVWSLLAYALIWLSHRVRERFGLPEELPQHPRTWDMVRFALRKLGPWLIALVITVYLSYVLPSSLGKSLAMVLAYALVVGTCFSAICVIAFSVLDGPHRHRALYILRHQAFRPLWWIGSFAAFGEALSDPRLVQALGQHLSHAAATVANVMAALSTGVFILRFRRPIAHLIRNQPLSRRLTRRALSDTIEIIGSFWYIPALLLVGISLFATFVSAGDTSTALRQSLLCTVLLVLCMVINGLVRRHALKPQRGHKRHALYSERLKSFVYTLAHLVVWLVFIELGLRVWGLSLIRFTEGDGHEISVKLFGLAGTLLFAWLIWILSDTAIHHALTRSRKGLANARAQTMMPLIRNVLFVTIFIIAAIVALANMGMNVTPLLAGAGVIGLAIGFGAQSLVADLITGLFIIIEDSLAIDDYVDVGGHLGTVEGLTIRTVRLRDIDGIVHTIPFSEIKSIKNYSREFGYAIFRVAIPYNMEIDDAIKLMRDVGQKMRNDPLQRRNIWSPLEIQGVESFESGSAILRARFKTAPIKQWEVSRAFNLSLKRHLDEAGLDLATPRLSVQVVTGASGGLEKEKNT; the protein is encoded by the coding sequence GTGTTCTCCCGCCTGCTTGCCCTGCCCTGCTACCTGCTCATCGCCCTGCTCACCTTGCTGCCGCTCGCGCCTGCCCACGCCGTGGGCCTGCCCGGCTTGCTCGGCAGCGGCAACAAAGCCCAGCCCCAGGCCGAAGTGCCGCTCGGCCAGTCGCTGGACGAGGTGATCAAGACCCTGGAAAACGACCAGCAGCGCACCCAGCTGCTGAGCGATCTGAAAAAACTGCGCGCCGCCACGCAAAAAGCCCAGCCCGCCGCCGAAGAAGGCGTGCTGGGGTTGATCGGCGGCACGCTGGCCAATCTGGAAGCGCAGTTTTCCGGGGCCGACAGCCCGTTGGGGCGCTGGTCCGATGAATTCGAGCAAGCCAAGGATGAATTCAGCGCCCTGCTGCTGCCGGCCAACGAATGGCTGCCGATCATTTTCGGCTTTGCCTTGATCCTGGCGGTGTGGAGCCTGCTGGCCTATGCGCTGATCTGGCTCAGCCACCGCGTGCGCGAGCGTTTCGGCCTGCCCGAAGAGCTGCCGCAACACCCACGCACCTGGGACATGGTGCGCTTCGCCCTGCGCAAACTGGGGCCATGGCTGATCGCGTTGGTGATCACGGTGTACCTGAGCTACGTGCTGCCGTCGTCCCTGGGCAAATCCCTGGCGATGGTGCTGGCCTATGCGCTGGTGGTCGGCACCTGTTTCTCGGCGATCTGCGTGATTGCGTTTTCGGTACTCGACGGCCCGCACCGCCATCGTGCCCTGTATATCCTGCGCCACCAGGCCTTCCGCCCGTTGTGGTGGATCGGCAGCTTTGCCGCCTTCGGTGAAGCCTTGAGCGACCCACGGCTGGTCCAGGCCCTGGGCCAGCACCTGTCCCACGCGGCGGCCACCGTTGCCAATGTGATGGCGGCGTTGTCCACCGGCGTGTTTATCCTGCGTTTCCGCCGGCCGATTGCCCACCTGATCCGCAACCAGCCGCTGTCGCGCCGCCTTACGCGCCGCGCCCTGAGCGACACCATCGAGATCATCGGTTCCTTCTGGTACATCCCGGCCTTGCTGCTGGTGGGCATCTCGCTGTTCGCCACCTTTGTCTCCGCCGGCGACACCAGTACCGCCTTGCGCCAATCCCTGTTGTGCACGGTGTTGCTGGTGCTGTGCATGGTGATCAACGGCCTGGTGCGGCGTCACGCGCTCAAGCCTCAACGCGGGCACAAGCGTCATGCGCTGTATTCCGAACGCCTGAAAAGCTTTGTCTACACCCTGGCCCACTTGGTGGTGTGGCTGGTGTTTATCGAACTGGGCCTGCGGGTGTGGGGCCTGTCGCTGATTCGCTTTACCGAAGGCGACGGCCATGAAATCAGCGTCAAGCTGTTCGGCCTGGCCGGCACGTTGCTGTTTGCGTGGCTGATCTGGATCCTCAGCGACACCGCGATCCACCACGCCCTCACCCGCTCGCGCAAAGGCCTGGCGAATGCGCGGGCGCAGACCATGATGCCGCTGATCCGCAACGTGCTGTTCGTGACCATCTTTATCATCGCCGCCATCGTCGCCCTGGCGAACATGGGCATGAACGTCACGCCGCTGCTGGCCGGTGCCGGTGTGATCGGCCTGGCCATCGGCTTTGGCGCACAGTCGCTGGTGGCGGACTTGATCACCGGCCTGTTCATCATCATCGAAGACTCCCTGGCCATCGACGACTACGTGGACGTCGGCGGCCACCTCGGCACCGTCGAGGGCCTGACCATCCGCACCGTGCGCCTGCGCGATATCGACGGCATCGTGCACACCATTCCGTTCAGCGAAATCAAGAGCATCAAGAACTACTCGCGGGAGTTCGGCTACGCGATCTTCCGGGTGGCGATCCCGTACAACATGGAAATCGACGACGCGATCAAGCTGATGCGCGATGTCGGCCAGAAGATGCGCAACGACCCGCTGCAACGCCGCAATATCTGGTCGCCATTGGAGATTCAGGGGGTGGAGAGTTTTGAGTCGGGCAGCGCGATCCTGCGCGCACGGTTCAAGACGGCGCCGATCAAGCAGTGGGAAGTGTCGCGGGCGTTCAACCTGTCGCTGAAGCGGCATCTGGATGAAGCGGGGTTGGATCTGGCTACGCCGCGCTTGAGTGTGCAGGTGGTGACGGGGGCGTCGGGCGGGCTGGAGAAAGAGAAAAATACCTAA
- a CDS encoding M18 family aminopeptidase, producing the protein MREALNQGLIDFLKASPTPFHATAALAQRLEAAGYQRLDERETWATEANGRYYVTRNDSSIIAFKLGRHSPLQGGIRLVGAHTDSPCLRVKPQPELQRQGFWQLGVEVYGGALLAPWFDRDLSLAGRVTFRRDGKVESQLIDFKLPIAIIPNLAIHLNREANQGWAINAQTELPPILAQFAGDERVDFRAVLTEQLAREHGLNADVVLDYELSFYDTQSAAVIGLNGDFIAGARLDNLLSCYAGLQALLTSETDETCVLVCNDHEEVGSCSACGADGPMLEQTLRRLLPEGDEFVRTIQKSLLVSADNAHGVHPNYAEKHDANHGPKLNAGPVIKVNSNQRYATNSETAGFFRHLCMAEEVPVQSFVVRSDMGCGSTIGPITASHLGVRTVDIGLPTFAMHSIRELCGSHDLAHLVKVLGAFYASRDLP; encoded by the coding sequence ATGCGCGAAGCGTTGAATCAAGGCCTGATCGACTTCCTCAAGGCCTCCCCTACTCCTTTTCATGCCACTGCTGCCCTGGCCCAGCGCCTGGAAGCCGCGGGTTACCAGCGTCTCGACGAGCGCGAAACCTGGGCCACCGAGGCCAACGGGCGCTATTACGTGACCCGCAACGACTCCTCGATCATCGCCTTCAAGCTCGGCCGTCACTCGCCGTTGCAGGGCGGTATCCGCCTGGTCGGCGCCCACACCGACAGCCCGTGCCTGCGGGTCAAGCCCCAGCCCGAGCTGCAACGCCAGGGCTTCTGGCAGTTGGGCGTCGAAGTCTACGGCGGCGCGCTGCTGGCGCCGTGGTTTGACCGCGACCTGTCCCTGGCCGGTCGCGTGACCTTCCGCCGCGACGGCAAGGTCGAAAGCCAACTGATCGACTTCAAGCTGCCCATTGCCATCATTCCCAACCTGGCCATCCACCTGAACCGTGAAGCCAACCAGGGTTGGGCGATCAATGCGCAGACCGAGCTGCCGCCGATCCTCGCGCAATTTGCCGGCGACGAGCGCGTGGACTTCCGCGCCGTGCTTACCGAGCAGTTGGCCCGCGAACACGGGCTGAATGCCGACGTGGTGCTCGACTACGAGCTGAGTTTCTACGACACACAAAGCGCGGCGGTGATCGGCCTCAATGGCGACTTCATCGCCGGCGCGCGCCTCGACAACCTGTTGTCGTGCTACGCCGGCCTGCAAGCCTTGCTCACCAGCGAAACCGATGAAACCTGCGTGCTGGTGTGCAACGACCACGAAGAGGTCGGCTCCTGCTCGGCCTGTGGCGCCGATGGTCCGATGCTGGAACAGACCCTGCGCCGCCTGCTGCCGGAAGGGGATGAATTCGTACGAACCATTCAGAAATCCCTTCTGGTCTCTGCGGATAACGCCCACGGTGTGCACCCGAACTACGCTGAGAAGCACGACGCCAACCACGGTCCCAAGCTCAACGCCGGGCCGGTGATCAAGGTCAACAGCAACCAGCGCTACGCCACCAACAGCGAAACCGCCGGGTTCTTCCGCCACCTGTGCATGGCCGAAGAAGTGCCGGTGCAGAGCTTCGTGGTGCGCAGCGACATGGGCTGCGGCTCGACCATCGGCCCGATCACCGCCAGCCACCTGGGCGTGCGCACCGTGGACATCGGCTTGCCGACGTTTGCCATGCATTCCATTCGCGAGCTGTGCGGCAGCCATGACCTGGCGCATCTGGTGAAGGTGTTGGGGGCGTTCTACGCCAGTCGCGATCTGCCCTGA
- a CDS encoding MbtH family protein codes for MTSVFDRDDILFQVVVNHEEQYSIWPDYKAVPEGWRTVGKSGLKKECLAYIEETWTDMRPLSLRQKMDGAAIAG; via the coding sequence ATGACCTCAGTATTTGACCGCGACGACATCCTGTTTCAGGTAGTGGTCAACCATGAAGAGCAGTATTCCATCTGGCCCGATTACAAAGCCGTGCCGGAAGGCTGGCGCACCGTGGGCAAGAGCGGCTTGAAGAAAGAGTGCCTGGCCTATATCGAAGAGACTTGGACCGATATGCGCCCGTTGAGCCTGCGCCAGAAAATGGATGGTGCTGCGATCGCAGGCTGA
- a CDS encoding N-acetylmuramoyl-L-alanine amidase has protein sequence MLVIDTSFPSKDFNQRNGETVRQLILHYTAAPFGSSLRTLTRDGVSAHYLVPDPDEPSYRAAGYEELRAFRLVDEGQRAWHAGVSQWGGRDNLNSRAIGIEIVNLARDDGGVFTFPAYAEEQIDVLIALVRDILGRYPQIGPSDILGHSDVAYWRKSDPGPRLPWQRLHEAGIGAWFDESTRAMYQRRFCLGLPPEVEVERAFQRYGYKPAQNRRAFEQRTRAFQMHFRPRDYGGFLDAQTCAILYALNEKYRSL, from the coding sequence ATGTTGGTGATCGATACCAGTTTTCCCTCCAAGGATTTCAATCAACGCAACGGCGAGACCGTGCGCCAACTGATCCTGCATTACACCGCCGCGCCCTTTGGCTCATCCCTGCGCACCCTGACGCGCGATGGCGTGAGCGCGCACTATCTGGTGCCCGACCCGGATGAGCCCAGCTACCGCGCCGCCGGTTATGAGGAGTTGCGCGCATTCCGCCTGGTGGACGAAGGCCAGCGCGCCTGGCATGCCGGCGTCAGCCAGTGGGGCGGTCGGGACAACCTCAATAGCCGCGCGATTGGCATCGAAATCGTCAACCTGGCGCGGGATGACGGTGGCGTGTTCACTTTTCCTGCGTACGCTGAGGAACAGATCGATGTATTGATCGCGCTGGTGCGCGACATTCTTGGCCGTTACCCGCAGATCGGCCCGAGCGACATCCTCGGGCATTCGGACGTGGCGTACTGGCGCAAAAGTGATCCCGGCCCGCGCCTGCCGTGGCAGCGCCTGCATGAGGCGGGGATCGGCGCCTGGTTCGATGAGTCGACGCGGGCAATGTACCAGCGCCGGTTTTGCCTCGGCTTGCCGCCGGAGGTCGAGGTGGAGCGGGCGTTTCAGCGTTACGGCTATAAGCCTGCGCAGAACCGGCGGGCGTTTGAACAGCGCACGCGGGCGTTCCAGATGCACTTTCGGCCGCGGGATTATGGCGGGTTCCTGGATGCGCAGACCTGCGCGATCTTGTATGCCCTGAACGAAAAGTACCGCAGCCTCTGA
- the minE gene encoding cell division topological specificity factor MinE, with translation MKFLDFFRANKKPSTASVAKERLQIIVAHERGQRSTPDYLPALQKELVEVIRKYVNIGNDDVHVALENDGSCSILELNITLPDR, from the coding sequence ATGAAATTTCTCGACTTCTTTCGCGCCAACAAAAAGCCAAGTACCGCGTCGGTAGCGAAAGAGCGTCTACAGATCATCGTGGCGCACGAACGCGGCCAACGCAGTACGCCGGACTACCTGCCAGCCTTGCAGAAGGAACTGGTCGAGGTGATCCGCAAGTACGTCAATATCGGCAACGATGACGTGCATGTCGCCCTGGAAAACGACGGCAGCTGCTCGATTCTGGAACTCAATATCACCCTGCCTGATCGTTGA
- a CDS encoding aspartate aminotransferase family protein, producing MSVAISHIEDTPLHETLYQFDDSPLLARQRQQESNARSYPRRIPLALKRAKGIYVEDVEGRSFIDCLAGAGTLALGHNHPVVIAAIQQVLSDELPLHTLDLTTPVKDQFVQDLFGLLPPELAQQAKIQFCGPTGTDAVEAALKLVRTATGRSTVLSFQGGYHGMSQGALSLMGSLGPKKPLGALLSNGVQFLPYPYDYRCPFGLGGAEGVRVNLHYLENLLNDPEAGVLLPAAVIVEVVQGEGGVIPADLDWLRGLRRITESAGVALIVDEIQSGFGRTGKMFAFEHAGIIPDVVVMSKAIGGSLPLAVVVYRDWLDTWLPGAHAGTFRGNQMAMAAGSAVMRYLKEHDLAGHAAAMGERLGEHLRILQRDFPQLGDIRGRGLMLGVELVDPQGAVDSQGHPPVHRQLAPLVQRECLKRGLILELGGRHGSVVRFLPPLVITAVEVDRVAEIFGRALGAAVASL from the coding sequence ATGTCCGTCGCTATCAGCCATATCGAAGACACCCCGCTTCACGAAACGCTCTACCAGTTCGACGATTCTCCGTTGCTGGCCCGCCAGCGCCAGCAGGAATCCAACGCCCGCAGTTACCCGCGGCGCATTCCCCTGGCGCTCAAGCGGGCCAAGGGCATCTACGTTGAAGACGTGGAAGGCCGCAGTTTCATCGACTGCCTGGCCGGCGCCGGCACCCTCGCGCTGGGGCATAACCACCCGGTGGTGATTGCGGCGATCCAGCAAGTGTTGAGCGACGAGTTGCCGTTGCACACCCTGGACCTGACCACGCCGGTCAAGGACCAGTTTGTGCAGGACCTGTTCGGCCTGCTGCCGCCAGAGCTGGCGCAGCAAGCGAAAATCCAGTTCTGCGGGCCCACCGGCACGGATGCGGTGGAAGCCGCGTTGAAGCTGGTGCGCACGGCCACCGGACGCAGCACGGTGCTGTCGTTCCAGGGCGGCTACCACGGCATGAGCCAGGGCGCCTTGAGCCTGATGGGCAGCCTGGGGCCGAAAAAGCCCTTGGGTGCGTTGCTCAGCAATGGCGTGCAATTCCTGCCATACCCTTACGACTACCGTTGTCCGTTCGGCCTGGGTGGCGCGGAGGGGGTGCGGGTCAACCTGCATTACCTGGAAAACCTGCTGAACGACCCGGAAGCCGGGGTATTGCTGCCAGCGGCGGTGATTGTCGAAGTGGTGCAGGGCGAGGGCGGCGTGATCCCGGCCGATCTTGACTGGCTGCGCGGCCTGCGCCGCATCACCGAGAGCGCCGGCGTGGCGTTGATCGTCGATGAAATCCAGAGTGGTTTTGGTCGCACCGGCAAAATGTTCGCCTTTGAACACGCCGGCATCATCCCGGATGTGGTGGTGATGTCCAAGGCCATCGGCGGCAGCCTGCCGCTGGCGGTGGTGGTGTACCGCGACTGGCTCGACACCTGGCTGCCGGGCGCGCATGCCGGGACGTTCCGGGGTAATCAGATGGCCATGGCGGCAGGTTCGGCGGTGATGCGCTACCTCAAGGAGCACGACCTGGCCGGCCATGCCGCCGCCATGGGCGAGCGCCTGGGTGAACACCTGCGCATCCTGCAACGCGACTTTCCGCAGTTGGGGGATATTCGCGGGCGTGGGCTGATGCTGGGTGTGGAGTTGGTCGACCCGCAAGGCGCCGTCGATAGCCAGGGCCACCCGCCGGTGCATCGCCAACTGGCACCGCTGGTGCAGCGCGAATGCCTCAAGCGCGGCCTGATCCTGGAGCTGGGCGGGCGCCATGGCAGTGTGGTGCGCTTCCTGCCGCCACTGGTGATCACCGCTGTTGAAGTGGACCGGGTGGCCGAAATCTTCGGCCGCGCCTTGGGCGCAGCGGTCGCCAGCCTCTAA
- the dsbD gene encoding protein-disulfide reductase DsbD yields MRHLFIFLLVLFAGFAQAAPGNPFETKPDFLPVAKAFTFTSERLESGETQLYWQIADGYYLYQQRMKFDGLAEKPVLPQGEAHSDEFFGEQQVYRQGLEVKIPAGVTGKVKLGWQGCADAGLCYPPQSMTVDLGGPATPAVSSGTADDQKIASFLSERNLFWSLLAIFALGLGLAFMPCSLPMLPILAGLVVGSGASPRRGFALAGSYVVCMALVYAALGVVAALLGANLQAWLQQPWVLGSIATLFVLLALPMFGFFELQLPAFLRDRLDNLSRQQSGGSMVGAGILGALSALVVGPCMTAPLAGLLLYIGQTGDVVFGGLALFTLGIGIGVPLLLLVTLGNGVLPKSGSWMNLVKGIFGFLFLGSAVLMIRPVIDASLWLGLWGALALVMAYCGWTLAREYGLAAKVFGAGSLVLGLWGTVLVVGAAGGSDDLWQPLKVYGGSPVAAAPSAHDAFMTISDPAVLQSQLDSAKAQGQWVLVDYYADWCVSCKIMEKQVFGKPEVMAALKDVRLLRLDVTADNAASRELLGRYKVPGPPSFVWIGPDGEERRAQRITGEVDAAAFLQRWTQTRDAL; encoded by the coding sequence ATGCGGCATCTGTTTATCTTTCTGCTGGTGTTGTTCGCGGGGTTCGCCCAGGCCGCGCCGGGCAATCCGTTTGAGACAAAACCCGACTTTCTCCCGGTGGCCAAGGCCTTCACCTTTACCTCCGAGCGCCTGGAAAGCGGTGAGACCCAACTGTATTGGCAGATTGCCGACGGTTACTACCTGTACCAGCAGCGCATGAAGTTCGACGGCCTGGCCGAGAAGCCGGTGCTGCCGCAAGGTGAAGCCCATAGCGATGAGTTCTTCGGCGAACAGCAAGTGTATCGCCAGGGCCTGGAAGTGAAAATTCCCGCCGGTGTCACCGGCAAGGTCAAGCTGGGCTGGCAAGGCTGTGCCGATGCGGGCCTGTGCTACCCGCCGCAGTCGATGACAGTGGACCTGGGTGGGCCGGCCACGCCAGCGGTGAGTAGCGGTACGGCCGACGACCAGAAAATCGCCAGTTTCCTCAGTGAACGGAACCTGTTCTGGAGCTTGCTGGCAATTTTCGCGCTCGGCCTCGGCCTGGCGTTCATGCCCTGTTCATTGCCCATGTTGCCGATCCTCGCCGGCCTGGTGGTAGGCAGTGGTGCCAGCCCGCGACGCGGCTTTGCCCTCGCCGGCAGCTACGTGGTGTGCATGGCCCTGGTGTATGCCGCACTGGGCGTGGTGGCGGCCCTGCTGGGCGCCAACTTGCAGGCGTGGCTGCAGCAACCCTGGGTGCTCGGTTCCATCGCGACGCTGTTTGTGTTGCTGGCGCTGCCCATGTTCGGCTTCTTCGAGCTGCAACTGCCGGCCTTCCTGCGTGATCGCCTGGACAACCTCAGCCGCCAGCAAAGCGGCGGCAGCATGGTCGGGGCCGGCATCCTCGGCGCCCTCTCCGCCCTGGTGGTGGGTCCCTGCATGACGGCGCCCCTGGCGGGCCTGCTGCTGTATATCGGCCAGACCGGCGACGTGGTGTTCGGTGGCCTCGCGCTGTTCACCCTCGGCATCGGCATTGGTGTACCGCTGCTGTTGCTCGTCACCCTGGGCAACGGTGTGCTGCCCAAGTCCGGCAGCTGGATGAACCTGGTCAAGGGCATCTTCGGCTTCCTGTTCCTCGGCAGCGCCGTGCTGATGATCCGCCCGGTGATCGATGCCAGCCTGTGGCTCGGCCTGTGGGGCGCACTGGCGCTGGTCATGGCCTACTGCGGCTGGACCCTGGCCCGCGAATACGGCCTGGCCGCCAAGGTGTTCGGCGCCGGCTCCCTGGTCCTGGGCCTGTGGGGCACAGTGCTGGTGGTGGGCGCCGCCGGTGGCAGCGATGACCTGTGGCAACCGCTGAAGGTCTATGGCGGCTCGCCGGTGGCGGCTGCACCCAGCGCCCACGACGCGTTCATGACCATCAGCGATCCCGCCGTGCTGCAAAGCCAACTCGACAGCGCCAAGGCCCAGGGCCAGTGGGTGCTGGTGGACTACTACGCCGACTGGTGCGTGTCCTGCAAAATCATGGAAAAACAGGTATTCGGCAAACCCGAAGTAATGGCCGCGCTGAAAGACGTGCGCCTGCTGCGCCTGGACGTCACCGCCGACAACGCCGCCAGCCGCGAACTGCTCGGCCGCTACAAAGTGCCCGGCCCGCCGAGCTTCGTGTGGATCGGCCCGGACGGTGAAGAACGCCGCGCCCAACGCATCACCGGCGAAGTGGATGCCGCCGCCTTCCTGCAACGCTGGACGCAAACCCGAGACGCCCTCTGA